CCACCCCTAGCACACCAGATTCCTCAAGAAAAGAAGCCTGGGCTAGTTCACTCCTGTTTCCCAGACATCCAGCACTGGGCCTGATGCCTAAGGTGGACTTTtaaccccttttacagatgagcacaTGGAGGCTTAGCTGGAAGACTAAACTGAGCAGCAGGTGTGGGGGCTGGAGGAAGAAAGCGGAGATTCAGAAACACAGGATTACTGGAGAAATCCAAATAAATCAGTAGTATTGTTCATAGCACCGGGCCAAGGCCGATGTCCTGGTCTTGATAATGTACCATGGCCACGGGATGCTTTAGCactgggggaagctgggtgaggAGGGGTACACGGGAAGTCTCTCATACTAGTTTTTCAACGTCTCATGAATCTTCAACTATTTCAAAAATTagacagagagggaggaagacaggaagggaggaagggagggatgcaAGGAAGgcgagagggaaggaaggagggaggagggtgagAAACATGGGCCTGTCTGTTTTGCTGCCACAGGTAAGCATAGCTCTGGGCATGAAGTCTGGTACCTTCAGCGCTGCCGGGTCCATGCCTGGAAACACGGGCATCCTCTGGGGTCGGCTGATGGGCGTCCTCTCAGCTCTGGGTGTCTTCTCCTCCTCATCTGACTCTTCCTTCCTGGGGGACTTCTCCTCTGTTGCAAAGAAAAGGGTACTAAAGTCACTGGCAGCCTCCATTCTGAGATTTTGCTTCTCCTTAAAACTCTTCCATGGCTCTCCATCTACAGATCAAGTCTAACTCCTTAGCAAGGAATTACAACTCTCCACGAACTGGCCCTGCCTTTCTAGCTTGATTCCCGCTATTTCTGGCTTGGGAAACACTGAACCGCTTGGAGAGACGAcccgcccctgcccccgccaCACCCATGGAATGTTCTTTCCACACCTCTGCCCCTTTGATCCTGTTGATATTTCCATCTGGAATACCCTCCCCTGGCTAATTCCTATCTGTTCTTTAGGATTCAGCTCAAGGTTTGACACGGAATGTGGCCAAAGAAGTCCTTAGAGGAAAATGCATAGCCTTAAATAATTTATTAGAAAcccaaaaagactgacaataaatGAACTGATCTTTCAACTTGAGAATCTAGAAAAAGACCAGCAAACAAACCCGAAGAGAGGATAAGGGTGAATTTAATAAGGATAACAGCATAAATAGTGAAATCCTATTAAGTTGTCTCAGTTCCTTGCAACCTGTGGAGCCCCAATTAATATATCATcctcaaaaaaatgttttacttaGTTTCTAATAAGCTTGGTGTAATAAGAAACCACAGTTTCCTATGTTATTGTGTTCTAATATCCCACAGACTTCAAAGTTAGAAAGCTCTTCCAGGGTTTAACCTAAATCCTTCCTGCTATCCAGTGTGCTACCTGTGGAGGAAAGGGGGCATACCTGTGGAGTCCTTGAACATCCACGTGCTGTTGGCCTCCTCCTCCAAAGGAGACCTGCTCTCCGACTCGCTGACTCGGCTGCGCCGGAGGGAGTGGGAGATGGGAGCCcggcggcggcttctcttgctgaGCTGCACCCGGGTCTTTAGGGCACTTGAGTcgaggactgaggtttgctgtggGAGTGGCagggaagaagaggggaaaaaaagcatgggAAACATTAAATGGGGGCATCACCCAAGGGAGGTGTGCATAGCTGTGTCGATACACAATGCTATTTAGGTGGTACTTGGGCCAGCATTTCCGCATTTCAGTAGGAATGTAACACTCTAAGCCTACTTTCTCTGTGAAATATAGCATGTAGGCTGATTCCAAGAATCAAATAAACCTTGAGTGCCccacacagtgcctggaacacagtgggCACATAATGGAAATGGCTTTCCCCTCCTGGTGACATCATCTGAGCAGGTAAGCTAGAGCAGTACCTAACAGGAgctcaatacatgtttgtttgtttgttgaatgaataactgaaCACATCACCTAActaaatccttacaacaaccttaTTCCACACAGGGTCCACGAGCTGAGAGGTTCTCAGTGTGGTCCTTCCTCTACCCACAGTAATTCAGGTGCAGGTGGGAACCGGTGGAGCAACCTACTAAGTACCAGGCATTTGTTTTCAAGCATCACACTCTGAGCAGAGGCGGGTGGAGGGTCAGTGATGGTTTCCAACATCACCAACTTTTGTGCTGAAAGGGCTGGGGGCAGACCACCTGGGTAGGCCCAGCAAGAAGTTGGGGCAGCCTCTGGCTCAGTGATCTCCAAAGAGATAGTGGTGAAGAGCTCGGAGCTTGGGCTTCAAATCCCGCTCAGTTCAaatgccagctgtgtgacctcagagcaggggacttaccctctctgagcttgGGTGTCCCTATCTGTAAAAACAGAATGATAATAGTATCCCCTTGCTAGGGTGATtgagagaattcagggagcccAGGCATGGAAAGTCCTGGTTCCAGCAGCACCTGACCCAGGCTCACAGCCGAGAGCTATTCCTACGATGGGCTTCTCTCTTCCTGGCCAGCTCAGGTCCTGGCATGAAATGTTGGATTCTTCCTCTCAAGTCCACTTTGGAGAAATTCTGTCACCCAGGGCCTTTTAAGTTAGCGATAATGAGCTAATTTCAGTGACTCATTTCCCAGAGTTGGTAAGTGACAGACACCCCAttgggggcgggaggagggggctgATATCTGCACAGGTGTTTCCCAAACTGGCTGCGATGCTGTCCAGTGGGGGGATTTGTGTGGGGCTGGTGGAAGTGGGGGAGAGATGGAAATCATAAAGGGTCCGCCGTCCTCAAGAGGAGAGCATATATCTCCGGTCGCTACTAAATAGAGCGGGTTTCTCAGACCCAGAGAAAGTGGGAGGGAGCCACAGCAACGCAGGGGCTGCTGAAGGGGGTGTGGTTCCGTTCCCCAGGGCCACCCTTgcagcctcaggctggtgcagaaGCTGATTCCTTCCCTAGTGTCTCGCCTCCCCTTTCAGCCTCCAAACACTGCCTGTGGGAGACCTCGGTGTTAAATAATTGGCTGGACCTGTGCTTAGGGACACTGGCATTTCAATCACTCAGTGGCCACTTCTGTTCCCTAATCAGCAAAAATGAGGGAgttcctggtggtctagtggttagggtttggcgctttcactgccatggcccagcttCAGTCCctgtcggggaactgagatcctgcaagctgctcagtgtggccaaaatttttttttaaatgttaaaaaaaaagaaaatagtgttGTCTCTGGTTATGTGAAaggataagttaaaaaaaataaaattaaataaaagtggGGCAGGGGTTTTGCCTCTTGGGCTTGGCGTTCCAGAAGGTAAATCAGGAGAATTATACTATGGCACAGTGACATCGTATGGGCATGTAAGCTGGAGCAATGCTTGGGACATAGctggagctcaataaatgtttgttggatgaataacTGAATAAATCACCTAACTAAATCCTGACAATCTGCACCTTGTGCATGTTTATATAGTGGGGTGCCCCAATGGAGACTGAGTGTGTGCCTTTCCCCATTTCTGCCCTTATTTAGAGATGCCAGAGAGAGACCTTGACCATATTTAGGAAGGAGAATCCCATTTGAGGCCCTAAAGGAAGCCCCACACCCAAAGCAGTGATGGTCCTTCTCTGGGGGCACCTGTGTAGCCATCTCTAAGAATGTGGACGTGAGGCTTCACTGAGGAGACAGGGTCCGTTTTGGATTTTGCATCATTTAGATGTTGCATCCTGAGGAGGGTGGGCAGGTAGCCCTATTGTCAGGGAAGGAGAATAATAAGACCCCTGTGTCTCAAGGATTGAAAAGGACAATCTGCCTGACCCCTGCAGGTCTAGAAGGGGCTGGGTAGGAGGCAGTTGGACCTGGGTGGCTAGCGTCCTGTGGGGTGGCTCTCCGTGGGCCCCAGAAGAGCTGAGTTCTGAGGGCTGCCCACGCCTGAGGAGGCTCCCCTTTACAGACAGACTTAGATTCCCTGGCTCCAGGGACATGGTCCCACTTGGCAAGACCTTGGTAAGAACCCCCAGCAGAATCGGTCTGAGCGAAGTCCAGGCTGCACGCCTAGATTTGCAGACCTCAGGCAGACACCTCCCCCCCGCCAGGGGTGAGAGGCCGGATGGCCTGTTCACCTAACAGGTGAGGGCTCAGCTCAGTATTAATTTGTACACATGTGATTGCATTCAGAGCTGTGGAGCCCACTGTACTGGTTACAGGTGGATAAGGAAgccgaggttcagagaggtgaagacaGTTGCcccaagacacacagctggtgtGTGGCAGGTACAAGCCTCATGTAGACCTCAGTCCCATCTCAGACTGTGCCCTCTGCACCCACCACAGGGGGCCCTGGCACACAGATTCTACCAGGGAAAGGGGTAATTCATCGGGAGATGCTAGAACGTCCCTTTGAGAAGAAATGACTGTTTCCAGCGTGTGCTCCCAACGACTGACTTACATGGATAAAGGAGAAGTCGTCCACCCTCTCTGCGGGGCAGGCGTCCGGTGCGGGCGGCCCCTCCATCCCGTCAGTGGATTCCAGGTCCGTGCTGGATCGGTCCACGCTGGTGCTCTGCTGGTCCTTGGAGCAGTCGTGCTGGTCCCCAGCAGAGGTGGCCTCCGTTTGGGAGGACACGGAGGACACGCGGCTGCTGGGGGGCTGCTTCTGAGCCGACGTGGCACTGCTGTCCGGGGATGGGGACTCGGGGGCCAAGCTATgagaatggaaggaagggagggaggcctgGTCGGGCAGGTTGTTTCAGAGACCTGGATTTCAAGGAAGGGAAGGGGCAGAAGGTAGGGTGTGGGGTGTGCTTTATATGCCGGGAAACAAGAGACAGAACATCCCAGTTAGGAGAACCACTCTGGGCCCAGCCAGGTGCTGTCCATGGTGCCTCTAGAATACCTGAACAGGTGCAGAATGGGTGCAGAATGTCCCGTTCAAGACCCTCTAACCCTGCGCCGTCCAATACGGGAGCCACTGGTCACATGTGGGCCATTGGGCCCTTGAAATGCGGCGAGTGAGCGCTGAGCTGGGCCCTGAGTACAATCAGTACACACTGATTCCCAGCactttgagtgaaaaaaaaaacgaaCGTAAAATACCGCGTTAATAACTTTATAGTGATTGCATGTTAAAATGATAGTATTTCGGGTATATTGGGCTCAATAGAACATACTGTTAAAATTAATTCtgcctgtttcttttttactgaTGTGGCTACTGGAACACTGAAACTGCATGTGTGTCTCGAGTTTGCAGCTTGCATTGTATTTCTGTTGCACAGCACTGATGTAGACCAAATAATCACCGGCAGTCACCAGTGGAAGAGCAGGAGGTGGGGAATCTCCTGCATtgtttcatccatccattcattcacccatccaatccttcattcactcactcactcactaaaGATTTAGGGAgcgcttactatgtaccaggccctgtgctaaaaACTGTATCGTTCCATCCTCTTCACAATCCTACAATGATTACCCTATAATCCTGCAACGTCCACAACCCTAGGAGGTAGGATTAACCTCAGGAAATTAAATACTAACCTCGctaaagatgaggaaaccgaggcacagaggtgTGAAGTAGCCTGCCCAAAGGGACAGACCTGACCCCAGAATCCAGGTCCATGACCCTCTCCTCCTGGAATTTCTGCCCATAATGTATTCCAAGTACCACTTGGATAATTGGAACCACACAAGATAGAAAATATGTCAATAAATCAAGCCATTAAATTAAATAGGCTCCCTGCTCCCCCCTTGAAAAGACCCCAAAGCCAAGAGCACAGGAAAGCCTTACCCTAAGGAAGGGGGGACGGGCACACCAGACACCACCTCGCTGATAGGAGGGTCTGCCCTGAAACACCCCTGAGCTGCACCCTTGGGCAGAACCTGCAACCCAGGTGTACTGGTGTTTCACTGCAGGAGCACAGCCATGCTTTTCGTCAGCTCGGGGAAGAATTTATTCCTTGGAATAGGCAGGATGTTTGGGTGTGGGGTGCGACTGAGGCAAATCCACAAAAAATGAGGGAAATACCACTGCGGAGGCTGCAGGTGGCGCTGCTGCTCAGGGCTGGGAGCACAGCAGCTCCTGGGCCCTTTCTCGGAGGAGGAGCCGCAGTGCCTCCGAGAGACAGGAGGGGGCGACCCCAGGACACAGGGGAGATGCCAggtcccagagggagaaggggcctcccagggtcacacagcgacCGCAAAACCAGGACACCCAGGCTTCCAGACTCGCTCACTGATTAACACATATCACAGgttaggaaagaaaacaaaaagccttCGTGGATACTGGAAGGAACCTGTGCTTCCCTTCTTCTTACCCACTTCCAATTCCATCAACCTCCACCCAGCTTTAGTACCAATGCCAGCTATGGGACATAAACCAGCAGAGGGGTGTGGCCGCTCCTGacgggtggggggcaggggaaggagatgGGAGACCTGGGTCTGAGTCCAGCTCACCCATGGACACACCATATCCCTGGGCGTGAAacccacagatgaggaaactgagtcacacagtgacacagctggtaagtggccaTGCCGGGGTGGACCCaggtctccctgacttcaaaacaccgtgcgggggcttccctggtggcgcagtggttgagaatctgcctgccaatgcaggggacacgggttcgagcccc
The sequence above is a segment of the Eschrichtius robustus isolate mEscRob2 chromosome 14, mEscRob2.pri, whole genome shotgun sequence genome. Coding sequences within it:
- the KIAA1671 gene encoding uncharacterized protein KIAA1671 homolog isoform X2, translated to MEYYYCPSLLKLLRYLWDQLKQCFSRRTPEAKDTDTLVQEADSQYGTWLDQHRSGESLAPESPSPDSSATSAQKQPPSSRVSSVSSQTEATSAGDQHDCSKDQQSTSVDRSSTDLESTDGMEGPPAPDACPAERVDDFSFIHQTSVLDSSALKTRVQLSKRSRRRAPISHSLRRSRVSESESRSPLEEEANSTWMFKDSTEEKSPRKEESDEEEKTPRAERTPISRPQRMPVFPGMDPAALKAQLHKRPEMDSPSDTPSWAPQPKTPKSPFQPGVLGSRVLPSSMEKDERLEEPSPQWLKELKSKKRRSLYENQA